A genomic region of Candidatus Blochmanniella pennsylvanica str. BPEN contains the following coding sequences:
- the thrC gene encoding threonine synthase translates to MKLYNIKQPSEQVTFTQALLQGLGKNQGLFFPKDLPKFSIFEINSLLEMSFIERSTHILSTYIGSELSKNSILTCVKNAFNFPVPLVCINNNVAILELFHGPTLAFKDFGSRLMAQMLNQTNHCSDKPMVILTATSGDTGAAVAHAFFNLSNIHVIILYPRGKISALQEKLFCTLGGNISTISVNGDFDSCQRLVKKAFDDSVLRQKLNLNSANSINIGRLLAQICYYFEGVSQLPHQMRNKLVIAVPSGNFGNLTAGLLAQSCGLPVKKFIAATNINDTVPRFLEFGYWEPRPTLSTFSNAMDVSSPNNWSRIEELFRRENKSIKELEYGCVNDFLTEKTVQEIADLGYLSEPHTAVAYRLLCDKLHSDEFGICLGTAHPVKFKELVEDFLKKKIQLILPIVLKERMKLPVLSFKIPKCFSSLRNLILSIMS, encoded by the coding sequence ATGAAACTATATAATATTAAGCAACCTAGTGAACAAGTCACGTTTACTCAAGCTCTCTTACAAGGATTAGGAAAAAATCAGGGGTTATTTTTCCCAAAAGATCTTCCAAAATTCTCTATATTTGAAATAAATTCTCTCTTAGAAATGAGTTTTATAGAACGTAGTACGCATATTTTGTCTACATATATTGGCTCTGAATTATCAAAAAATAGTATATTAACTTGTGTTAAAAATGCTTTTAATTTTCCAGTCCCATTAGTGTGTATAAATAATAATGTTGCAATTTTAGAACTTTTTCATGGCCCAACTTTGGCTTTTAAAGATTTTGGAAGCCGATTAATGGCGCAAATGTTAAATCAGACTAACCATTGTTCTGATAAACCAATGGTTATTCTGACTGCTACTTCTGGAGATACAGGTGCTGCTGTAGCCCATGCTTTTTTTAATTTAAGCAATATACATGTTATAATTCTTTACCCTAGAGGCAAGATTAGTGCATTACAAGAAAAATTATTTTGCACTTTAGGAGGCAATATTTCTACAATATCAGTAAATGGAGATTTTGATTCATGTCAACGTTTAGTTAAGAAAGCTTTTGATGACAGTGTACTGCGACAGAAATTAAATTTAAATTCTGCGAATTCCATTAACATTGGCCGATTATTAGCTCAAATTTGTTACTATTTTGAAGGGGTATCACAATTACCGCATCAAATGCGTAATAAATTAGTTATTGCGGTTCCTAGCGGTAATTTTGGAAATTTAACAGCAGGACTATTAGCTCAATCTTGTGGATTACCAGTAAAGAAGTTTATTGCTGCTACTAATATTAATGATACTGTGCCTAGATTTTTAGAGTTTGGTTATTGGGAACCTCGCCCTACTCTTTCAACGTTTTCTAATGCTATGGATGTAAGCTCTCCAAATAATTGGTCTAGAATAGAAGAATTGTTTCGTCGAGAAAATAAATCTATTAAAGAATTGGAATATGGTTGTGTTAATGATTTTCTCACCGAGAAAACAGTCCAAGAAATTGCAGATTTGGGATATCTTTCCGAACCTCATACCGCTGTAGCATATCGATTACTGTGTGATAAATTACATTCTGATGAATTTGGTATATGTCTTGGTACTGCTCATCCTGTTAAATTTAAAGAGTTAGTAGAGGATTTTTTAAAAAAAAAGATACAATTAATATTACCAATTGTATTAAAAGAACGTATGAAATTACCTGTTTTATCGTTTAAAATACCTAAATGTTTCTCTTCATTACGTAACCTAATTTTAAGCATAATGTCTTAA
- the thrA gene encoding bifunctional aspartate kinase/homoserine dehydrogenase I, which translates to MRVLKFGGTALSNANQFIHVANILEKNAQEEQIAAVLSAPAMITNYLVSVIDCTLSGSSVCEHIHNIETIFNTLLEDIAQIQPGFNHITLRLILEQEFIHLKNLLHGISLLKFCPDNINANIICLGEKLSIILMERLLNARNLQITVINPVDNIIAQGREEYLTSMVNIEESARRIKNIPISHLDIILMAGFTAGNEQGELVALGRNGSDYSAAILAACLGASRCEIWTDVDGIYTCDPRQVPNAKLLNSLSYQEAMELSYFGAKILHPRTIVPIAQFHIPCLIKNVFKPDAPGTLIGSINNDATNIVKGITYLNDMVMLNISGPGMKGMIGMAARVFSAMSQAICSVVLITQSSSEYSISFCVPYQELSKACTALNEEFNLELKNGLLEPIDVIRDLAIISVVGDGMRTQLGLSSKLFESLARANINIIAIAQGSSERSISVVVKNNVTAIGIRVAHQMLFSTDQLIEVFIIGSGGVGTALIEQIRRQRHWLKNKHVDLRVCGIINSRMMCIDINGIDLNNWESSLKKTHEPCNLKKLMEIIQENHLLNPVIADCTSSIDVVNYYVDFLSNGCHVITPNKKANTGSMEQYRRLRDIVIKSRRKFLYDTNVGAGLPVIENLQNLLNAGDELISFSGILSGSLSFIFGKLDEGLSLSAATLLAQQKGYTEPDPRDDLSGIDVARKLLILAREVGYELELNDIQVDPVIPHNFINKNDTDSFFKKLSLLDDIIYDKAQRAYKLGHVLRYVGNIQEGQCRVKIESINNNHPLFKVKDGENALAFFTRYYQPLPLVLRGYGAGNDVTAAGVFADLLRTLS; encoded by the coding sequence ATGCGAGTATTGAAATTTGGCGGCACTGCACTTTCTAATGCAAATCAGTTTATCCATGTCGCCAATATTCTTGAAAAAAACGCGCAAGAAGAACAAATAGCAGCGGTGTTATCGGCGCCTGCAATGATTACTAATTATCTAGTATCAGTTATTGATTGCACATTAAGTGGTAGTTCTGTATGTGAACATATTCACAATATAGAAACTATTTTTAATACTTTGTTGGAAGATATAGCACAAATTCAACCAGGATTTAATCATATAACTTTGCGTCTTATATTAGAACAAGAGTTTATTCATTTAAAAAATTTACTGCATGGAATTTCATTGTTAAAATTTTGTCCAGATAATATAAATGCTAATATTATTTGTTTGGGGGAAAAGTTGTCCATTATTTTAATGGAAAGGCTTTTAAATGCGAGGAATCTCCAAATAACTGTTATTAATCCAGTAGATAATATTATAGCACAAGGAAGAGAAGAATATCTGACCTCCATGGTAAATATTGAAGAATCTGCTCGGCGTATTAAAAATATACCTATTTCTCATTTAGATATTATATTAATGGCCGGATTTACTGCGGGAAATGAGCAGGGTGAATTAGTTGCTTTAGGTCGAAATGGTTCTGATTATTCAGCTGCGATTTTAGCGGCTTGTTTAGGTGCTAGTCGTTGTGAAATTTGGACAGATGTAGACGGGATTTATACGTGTGATCCGCGTCAAGTACCTAATGCAAAATTATTAAATTCATTATCTTATCAAGAGGCTATGGAGCTGTCTTATTTTGGAGCTAAAATTTTACATCCACGTACTATTGTGCCGATTGCTCAATTTCATATACCTTGTTTAATAAAAAATGTTTTCAAACCTGATGCTCCTGGAACATTAATTGGATCAATTAATAATGATGCTACTAATATAGTTAAAGGAATTACATATTTAAATGATATGGTAATGTTAAATATTTCTGGACCGGGAATGAAAGGCATGATTGGAATGGCCGCTCGTGTGTTTTCTGCAATGTCTCAAGCCATATGTTCAGTAGTGTTAATCACTCAATCATCTTCTGAGTATAGCATAAGTTTTTGCGTGCCTTATCAAGAGTTATCAAAAGCTTGCACTGCATTAAATGAAGAATTTAATTTAGAATTAAAAAATGGACTTTTGGAACCAATAGATGTCATACGAGATCTCGCAATTATTTCAGTTGTGGGCGATGGCATGCGTACGCAACTTGGTTTGTCTAGCAAATTGTTTGAGTCATTAGCTCGTGCTAATATTAATATTATTGCAATTGCTCAAGGATCTTCAGAGCGTTCTATTTCGGTGGTGGTAAAAAACAATGTTACTGCTATTGGAATTAGAGTAGCTCATCAAATGTTATTTAGTACTGATCAATTAATAGAAGTATTTATTATTGGATCTGGCGGCGTTGGTACTGCTTTAATAGAACAAATTCGACGTCAAAGACATTGGTTAAAAAATAAACATGTTGACTTACGAGTATGTGGTATTATTAATTCCCGAATGATGTGTATCGACATAAATGGGATTGATTTAAATAACTGGGAATCTTCTCTAAAGAAAACTCATGAACCTTGTAATTTAAAAAAATTAATGGAAATTATACAAGAAAATCATTTATTAAATCCAGTTATCGCTGATTGCACTAGTAGTATTGACGTAGTTAATTATTATGTAGATTTTTTGTCAAATGGTTGTCATGTGATTACACCAAATAAAAAAGCTAATACCGGATCTATGGAGCAGTATAGAAGACTTAGGGATATCGTGATAAAATCACGAAGGAAATTTTTATATGATACTAATGTCGGAGCTGGATTACCAGTTATAGAAAATTTGCAAAATTTATTAAATGCTGGAGATGAATTAATTAGTTTTTCAGGTATTTTATCTGGATCTTTATCATTTATTTTTGGAAAATTAGATGAAGGATTATCATTATCTGCTGCAACTTTATTAGCTCAGCAGAAAGGCTATACTGAACCGGATCCCCGAGATGATCTTTCTGGTATAGACGTAGCTAGAAAATTATTAATTTTAGCACGAGAAGTTGGGTATGAATTAGAATTGAATGATATTCAAGTCGATCCAGTAATACCACATAATTTTATAAATAAAAATGATACGGATAGTTTTTTTAAAAAATTGTCTTTATTAGATGATATTATTTATGATAAAGCTCAAAGGGCGTATAAATTAGGACATGTATTGCGTTATGTTGGGAATATACAGGAAGGACAGTGTCGCGTGAAAATCGAATCTATAAATAATAATCATCCATTATTTAAAGTAAAAGATGGAGAAAATGCTCTTGCATTTTTTACTCGGTATTATCAACCATTACCATTGGTATTACGTGGCTATGGAGCAGGTAATGATGTTACAGCAGCCGGAGTATTTGCAGATTTATTACGCACTTTATCATAA
- the thrB gene encoding homoserine kinase: protein MVRVYAPASIANIGVGFDTLGMAIAPINGSLLGDCISIEHANAFSLRSTGFFHSQLPIQLEENIVFQCWRKFCEILGQTYFLSIKLEKNIPVASGLGSSACSIVAVLVAMNYHCGCPLNTDQLLMLMGEMEGKISGSIHFDNVSPCFLGGMRLILQNCNIVNQVIPSFDDWLWIVAYPGIKISTAVSRSVLPNKYDREDCINHSQYLSGFVHACHTKQEYLAIRCMKDIIAEPYRSRLFPIELSCIRHNIMKRGAISCGISGSGPTVFVLCNNHDVIGDISDWLSRFYLQNNSGFIRICSLDNLGARIMVNN from the coding sequence ATGGTCAGAGTTTATGCGCCAGCGTCTATCGCTAATATTGGAGTGGGGTTTGATACGTTAGGTATGGCAATTGCTCCAATAAATGGTAGCTTACTTGGAGATTGCATTAGCATCGAGCATGCTAATGCATTTAGTTTAAGAAGTACAGGATTTTTTCATAGTCAATTACCAATACAATTAGAAGAAAATATCGTATTCCAATGTTGGAGAAAGTTTTGTGAAATTTTAGGACAAACATATTTTTTAAGTATTAAATTGGAAAAAAATATTCCTGTTGCTTCTGGTTTGGGTTCTAGCGCTTGTTCCATAGTAGCTGTATTGGTAGCAATGAATTATCATTGTGGATGTCCACTTAATACAGATCAATTGCTCATGTTAATGGGGGAAATGGAAGGTAAAATTTCTGGTTCAATTCATTTTGATAATGTGTCTCCTTGCTTTTTAGGAGGTATGCGTTTAATATTGCAGAATTGTAATATTGTTAACCAGGTAATACCTAGCTTTGATGATTGGTTGTGGATTGTAGCGTATCCAGGTATTAAAATATCTACAGCAGTATCTCGATCAGTATTACCAAATAAATATGATCGTGAAGATTGTATTAATCATAGTCAATATCTATCCGGATTTGTACATGCTTGCCATACTAAACAAGAATATTTAGCAATTAGATGTATGAAGGACATCATTGCAGAACCTTATCGATCACGATTGTTTCCGATTGAATTATCTTGTATACGGCATAATATTATGAAGAGAGGTGCTATATCTTGCGGTATTTCAGGATCTGGTCCAACAGTTTTTGTATTATGTAACAATCACGATGTAATAGGAGATATTTCTGATTGGTTATCACGTTTTTATTTACAAAATAATTCAGGTTTTATTCGAATCTGTTCTTTAGATAATCTTGGAGCGCGTATTATGGTGAATAATTAA
- a CDS encoding DEAD/DEAH box helicase, producing MSKTVDSFIDLGLNRYIVNVLHDVGYTKPLPIQIQCIPYLLAGYDVLGMAHTGSGKTAAFVLPLLHNVDINNSCSQGLIITPTRELAIQIGRVCSNFAKYMKKINVVTLYGGQSYGIQLSALNKRPHIIVSTPGRLIDHLNRGTANLSQLKTLVIDEADEMLRMGFLEDVERIIKNIPVKRQTALFSATLPMGIRRISYRFMNNPKEVFIHSNTSMCANIRQSYWLVHSGIAKHEALMRFLETEDFDAAIVFVRTKYATLEISEILERFGYNSAALNGDMNQTVRHQTLDRLRHGKLDILIATDVAARGLDVHRISLVINYDIPINSDAYIHRIGRTGRAGCMGKSLLFVEHKEYRLLRHIERKIKLKIPEVQYPTSETLFDCRLSRFTNKVEYQLSTENDDLDVYRSLLPQIKPRRDLTTENLAAVLLKIAQGNRPLVFPPDPIIKNKSVSKIRINSNRQNCFRVENRVIKTRLQSKISDNMDAYHISVGRNDGVKIRHIIRVLSNNIANIRYHEIGNIKLFSFHAIIELDKGLSSNKILTQLSHARILNKPINMKFLGNMSSCNDVH from the coding sequence ATGTCGAAAACTGTAGACTCTTTTATAGATTTAGGATTAAATCGTTATATTGTCAATGTTTTACATGATGTTGGGTATACAAAACCTCTACCTATTCAAATTCAATGCATTCCATATTTATTAGCTGGATATGATGTGTTAGGAATGGCGCATACAGGTAGCGGAAAAACTGCGGCATTTGTCTTACCATTATTACATAATGTTGATATTAACAATTCTTGTTCTCAAGGTTTAATTATAACGCCTACTCGAGAGTTGGCGATACAAATTGGGAGAGTGTGTTCTAATTTTGCAAAATATATGAAAAAAATAAATGTTGTTACTTTATATGGAGGGCAAAGTTATGGCATTCAATTAAGTGCTTTAAATAAGAGACCTCATATTATAGTAAGTACTCCAGGTAGACTAATAGATCATTTAAACCGTGGAACTGCTAATTTATCTCAATTAAAAACTTTAGTAATAGATGAAGCTGATGAAATGTTGCGCATGGGATTTCTTGAAGATGTAGAGCGTATCATTAAAAATATTCCAGTTAAACGTCAAACAGCATTATTTTCTGCTACTTTACCTATGGGTATTCGTCGTATAAGTTATCGATTTATGAACAATCCAAAAGAAGTATTTATCCATTCTAATACTAGCATGTGTGCTAATATTAGACAAAGTTATTGGTTAGTACATTCAGGAATCGCTAAACATGAGGCTTTAATGCGTTTTTTAGAAACAGAAGATTTTGACGCAGCTATTGTTTTTGTTCGTACTAAATATGCAACGTTGGAGATTTCCGAAATATTAGAGAGATTTGGTTATAATAGTGCAGCTTTGAATGGAGATATGAATCAAACAGTACGACATCAGACATTAGATCGATTAAGGCATGGTAAGTTAGATATTCTTATAGCTACTGATGTTGCTGCACGTGGATTAGATGTTCATCGTATTAGTTTAGTAATAAATTATGATATACCAATAAATTCTGATGCTTATATACATCGTATAGGTAGAACTGGTAGAGCAGGATGCATGGGAAAATCCTTATTATTTGTAGAGCATAAAGAATATCGTTTGTTGCGTCATATTGAACGTAAAATAAAACTAAAAATTCCAGAGGTTCAGTATCCTACCTCTGAAACTTTATTTGATTGTCGATTATCGAGATTTACGAATAAAGTAGAATATCAATTAAGTACCGAGAATGATGATTTGGATGTATATCGATCTCTATTACCTCAAATAAAACCTAGAAGAGATTTGACAACGGAAAATTTAGCAGCTGTTTTGCTGAAAATAGCGCAAGGCAATCGTCCATTGGTATTCCCTCCAGATCCGATTATTAAAAATAAATCAGTTTCTAAAATACGTATAAATAGTAATCGTCAAAATTGTTTTCGTGTTGAAAATAGAGTTATTAAAACTAGGTTGCAATCTAAAATTTCTGATAATATGGATGCTTATCACATATCAGTAGGGCGTAATGATGGAGTTAAAATACGTCATATTATTAGAGTGCTTTCGAATAATATTGCTAATATTCGCTATCACGAAATAGGTAATATTAAATTATTTTCCTTTCATGCTATTATTGAGTTAGACAAAGGGTTATCTAGCAACAAAATATTAACGCAGTTGTCTCATGCACGTATTTTAAATAAACCAATAAATATGAAATTTTTAGGTAATATGTCCTCATGTAATGATGTACATTGA
- the truB gene encoding tRNA pseudouridine(55) synthase TruB, giving the protein MKRYKNVRNRDINGILLLDKPKGISSGLFLNKIKKLFNAKKIGHTGTLDPLATGMLPVCFGKATKLAKYLLHSDKRYKVSAQLGVSTDTFDSDGTIISVSPVQSNDYILEQCLESFIGIRNQIPPMFSSLKYRGVPLYKYARKGIYFPRKPRSIHIYNLSLIKKTENIIELDVHCSTGTYIRSIVNDIGEYLGCGAHVIELRRLSVGQYISSSMINPATLEAIFYNDSFDDVQVFCKLDAFLTPMNMIMLELANISNEKC; this is encoded by the coding sequence GTGAAGCGATATAAGAATGTAAGAAATAGAGATATTAATGGCATTTTATTATTAGATAAACCTAAAGGAATATCTTCTGGTTTATTCTTAAATAAGATCAAAAAATTGTTTAATGCTAAAAAAATAGGACATACTGGTACTTTGGATCCTTTAGCCACAGGAATGCTGCCTGTTTGTTTTGGTAAAGCGACTAAGCTTGCTAAATACTTGTTACATTCTGATAAACGATATAAAGTCAGCGCTCAGCTGGGAGTAAGTACTGATACTTTTGATTCAGATGGGACGATTATTAGTGTGTCGCCTGTACAGTCAAATGATTATATATTAGAACAATGTTTGGAATCATTTATAGGAATAAGAAATCAAATTCCTCCTATGTTTTCATCATTAAAATATCGTGGAGTACCTTTATATAAATACGCCAGAAAAGGAATCTATTTTCCTAGAAAACCCAGGTCGATTCATATATACAATCTGAGTCTTATTAAAAAAACAGAAAATATTATCGAGTTAGATGTCCATTGTTCTACGGGTACTTATATTCGTAGTATAGTGAATGATATTGGAGAGTATTTAGGTTGCGGAGCACATGTCATAGAATTACGTCGTTTATCAGTAGGACAGTACATTTCTTCTTCTATGATAAATCCAGCAACTTTAGAAGCTATTTTTTACAATGATTCTTTTGATGATGTACAAGTGTTTTGCAAATTGGATGCATTCTTGACACCAATGAATATGATCATGCTTGAGCTTGCGAATATATCCAATGAAAAATGTTGA
- the pnp gene encoding polyribonucleotide nucleotidyltransferase — translation MLDPIIHKFKYGQHTVILDIGTIARQANAAVMVSMSDTTVLVTVVSSNQVRLEQDFFPLVVNYQERTYAAGKFPGGFFRREGRPSENETLTSRLIDRPIRPLFPKGFINDVQVVATVVSVNPQVNPDIVAIIGVSAALSLSDIPFFGPIGAARVGYIKNQYVLNPTTTELSNSKLDLVISGTESNILMVESESCLLSEKEILDAIIFGHEQQQIVIHNINKLVKKVGKTKYSWNEKEVNISLKTYLSELYESRAQDIYCFFDKKERHAQVDSIKKDIVKTVLNSYQHAAVDEKEIMYLLNYLEAQSIRYRILTNKLRIDGRSQDTIRKIDIKTGILPRTHGSALFTRGDTQALVAVTLGTERDAQNIDGLTGIRVDRFLLHYNFPPYCVGEIGVIGAPKRREIGHGRLAKRGMLAVMPNANEFPYTIRVVSEITESNGSSSMASICGTSLALMDAGVPIKAAVAGVAMGLIKEGNDFVVLSDIVSDEDHIGDMDFKVSGSRQGITALQMDIKTDGITYDIINIALKKAKNARLQILDVMEQIIKFPNQEISKFAPRIYSIKVNPDKIKDVIGKGGSVIRSLTEETNTIIDIEDNGIIKIVALDYDKAKQAIRRINDITANVEIGAVYTGKVSHIVEFGAFVTILSGKEGLVHISQISERRINKVTDYLKLGQKVLVKVLEIDRQGRIRLSMKGVHQVSA, via the coding sequence TTGTTAGATCCGATTATTCATAAATTTAAATATGGACAGCATACTGTAATTTTAGATATTGGAACCATAGCTCGTCAAGCAAATGCTGCAGTCATGGTGAGTATGAGTGATACTACAGTATTAGTTACAGTAGTTAGTTCTAATCAAGTCAGATTAGAACAAGATTTTTTTCCTCTTGTTGTAAATTATCAAGAACGCACTTATGCTGCTGGAAAATTTCCAGGAGGTTTTTTTCGTCGAGAAGGTCGACCAAGTGAAAACGAAACATTAACGTCTCGCTTGATTGATCGCCCTATTCGGCCGTTATTCCCTAAGGGATTTATTAATGATGTACAAGTAGTTGCTACGGTAGTATCAGTAAATCCGCAAGTAAATCCAGATATTGTAGCAATAATAGGAGTATCTGCTGCATTGAGTTTGTCTGATATTCCATTTTTTGGACCCATTGGAGCAGCTAGAGTTGGTTATATTAAAAATCAATATGTATTAAATCCAACAACAACAGAGTTATCTAATAGTAAGTTAGATTTGGTGATTTCAGGGACTGAATCTAATATCTTGATGGTGGAATCAGAATCGTGTTTACTAAGTGAAAAAGAAATTTTAGACGCTATTATATTTGGTCACGAACAACAACAAATAGTGATTCATAATATTAATAAATTAGTTAAAAAAGTTGGAAAAACTAAGTATTCTTGGAACGAAAAGGAAGTGAACATATCTTTAAAAACGTATTTATCTGAATTGTATGAGTCTCGTGCGCAAGATATATATTGTTTTTTTGATAAAAAAGAGCGTCATGCTCAAGTTGATAGTATTAAGAAAGATATAGTAAAAACCGTTCTTAATAGCTACCAGCATGCTGCTGTAGATGAAAAAGAAATAATGTATCTTTTAAATTATTTAGAAGCGCAATCAATTCGTTATCGTATTTTAACGAACAAATTACGTATTGATGGACGTTCACAAGATACAATTCGGAAAATAGATATAAAAACAGGCATATTACCACGTACTCATGGATCAGCATTATTTACTAGAGGAGATACTCAAGCGCTGGTTGCTGTTACGCTTGGCACAGAACGTGATGCACAGAATATTGATGGATTAACTGGTATTCGTGTGGATAGATTTTTATTACATTATAATTTTCCACCATATTGTGTAGGTGAAATAGGTGTCATAGGAGCTCCAAAAAGGAGAGAAATAGGACATGGACGTTTAGCCAAACGGGGTATGTTAGCAGTTATGCCTAATGCTAATGAGTTTCCGTATACAATACGTGTAGTATCAGAAATTACTGAATCTAATGGATCGTCCTCCATGGCATCTATTTGTGGTACATCATTAGCGTTGATGGATGCTGGAGTACCGATTAAAGCAGCAGTTGCTGGTGTTGCTATGGGTCTGATTAAGGAAGGAAACGATTTCGTGGTATTATCTGATATTGTTAGCGATGAAGATCATATTGGAGATATGGATTTTAAAGTATCTGGTAGTCGTCAAGGCATAACAGCATTGCAAATGGATATTAAAACGGACGGGATTACGTATGATATAATAAATATTGCGTTAAAAAAAGCAAAAAATGCTCGACTGCAAATATTAGATGTTATGGAACAAATTATTAAGTTTCCTAATCAGGAAATCTCTAAATTTGCTCCCAGGATATATAGCATTAAAGTTAATCCAGATAAAATTAAAGATGTTATAGGAAAGGGAGGGTCAGTTATTCGCTCATTGACTGAAGAAACTAATACTATTATTGATATTGAAGATAATGGTATCATAAAAATAGTTGCTTTAGATTATGATAAAGCAAAACAAGCTATTCGTAGAATTAATGATATCACTGCAAACGTTGAAATAGGAGCCGTTTATACTGGAAAAGTTAGTCACATTGTGGAATTTGGGGCATTCGTTACTATCCTTTCTGGAAAAGAAGGGTTAGTTCATATTTCCCAGATTTCTGAAAGAAGAATAAATAAAGTAACTGATTATTTGAAATTAGGGCAAAAAGTATTAGTAAAAGTGTTAGAAATAGATCGTCAGGGACGAATTCGTTTGAGTATGAAAGGAGTACATCAAGTGAGTGCATAG
- the rpsO gene encoding 30S ribosomal protein S15, with protein MSWSVEKKREIISTFGRNVKDTGSTEVQVALLTERIDHLKHHFLKHKKDHHSRRGLLKMVAHRRRLLKYLKENNMLHYTNLIRNLGLRH; from the coding sequence ATGTCTTGGAGTGTTGAAAAAAAAAGAGAAATAATTTCTACATTTGGTCGTAACGTTAAAGATACTGGTTCTACTGAGGTACAAGTTGCTCTGTTAACTGAACGCATTGATCATTTGAAGCATCATTTTTTAAAACACAAAAAAGATCATCATAGTCGTCGAGGATTACTTAAGATGGTCGCTCATCGGAGAAGATTATTGAAATATTTAAAAGAAAATAACATGTTACATTATACTAATTTAATACGAAATTTAGGATTACGTCATTAA
- the rbfA gene encoding 30S ribosome-binding factor RbfA, giving the protein MYFQHSYRTQRIANEIHKKVSIILQHKIDDIRIGIPTISGVQVSKDLKNANIFVTFINKEGPEEIDTAVMILQRASRFIRFLLANTMCIRVAPILFFKYDSSLIEGAKVCSLISTTEKL; this is encoded by the coding sequence ATGTACTTTCAACATAGTTATCGTACTCAGCGTATTGCTAATGAAATACATAAAAAAGTTTCTATTATCTTGCAACATAAGATCGATGATATTCGAATAGGTATACCTACTATTTCAGGAGTGCAAGTATCTAAAGATTTAAAAAATGCTAATATTTTTGTGACTTTTATTAATAAAGAAGGTCCCGAGGAAATAGATACTGCTGTTATGATATTACAACGTGCTTCACGGTTTATTCGTTTTTTATTAGCTAATACTATGTGTATACGTGTAGCGCCTATATTATTCTTTAAGTATGATTCTTCATTAATTGAAGGAGCAAAAGTATGTAGTTTAATTTCTACTACAGAGAAATTATGA
- a CDS encoding DNA polymerase III subunit psi yields MTMLTNNRNKPHTFIFQELGITLWKLRYPVVLDSINPIKLWPSLRLVLISPDVPISLNDPFIKDVIRAMQINPREVCALTTNQIKILIIPSEFSYYCWWIGTKVSNNLNSICLTTPALSILKCDIHAKRDLWRQISDIRLNI; encoded by the coding sequence ATGACTATGCTTACTAATAATAGAAATAAACCACATACGTTTATTTTTCAGGAATTAGGTATTACACTTTGGAAATTACGATATCCTGTAGTTTTAGACAGCATAAACCCGATTAAGTTATGGCCATCTCTTCGTTTAGTATTAATATCACCGGATGTTCCGATATCATTAAATGATCCTTTTATTAAAGATGTTATACGTGCCATGCAGATTAACCCTAGAGAAGTATGCGCGTTGACCACTAACCAAATTAAAATTTTAATTATTCCATCAGAGTTTTCTTATTATTGTTGGTGGATTGGTACTAAAGTATCAAATAATTTGAATAGTATATGTCTAACTACTCCTGCGTTGTCAATATTAAAATGTGATATTCACGCAAAGCGTGATTTATGGCGACAAATTAGTGATATTAGACTGAATATTTAA